The proteins below come from a single Aspergillus oryzae RIB40 DNA, chromosome 5 genomic window:
- a CDS encoding bifunctional triacylglycerol lipase/ester hydrolase (predicted protein) produces MISGNPGLIGYYHTFLSVLSDRLNTQSAQRTRKNHAFQIYGHSLGGFELTKTPGPKPRYYDLEEQICFVQNKLNDFLTSSSNASNGVPSPKPKVILIGHSVGSYIAMEILRRHRERSTSGTSPSVDFDIIGGVMLFPTVVDIARSPSGQKLTRMLSFIPQLAVVVGFLVRILTVLLPGSLLRSLIRFYMGSPRDNMVETTAAFLESGYGVQQALHMAADEMQTITSDKWSDDVWGMSDVKDPVTRLFFYFGRNDHWVAEQTRDEIIELRGRTESGPKMVVCEEGLPHAFVLSEFFSLFSFEEALEVGFANVGGL; encoded by the exons ATGATATCCGGCAACCCAGGCCTAATTGGGTACTACCACACATTTCTCTCCGTTCTCTCAGACAGGCTAAACACACAATCCGCGCAACggacaagaaaaaaccaTGCCTTCCAAATCTACGGACACAGTCTGGGAGGATTCGAGCTTACCAAAACACCAGGCCCCAAACCAAGATACTACGACCTGGAAGAACAGATCTGTTTCGTCCAAAACAAGCTGAACGATTTCCTCACTAGCTCCAGCAATGCATCAAATGGGGTCCCATCACCAAAACCTAAAGTGATCCTCATCGGTCATTCGGTGGGTAGCTACATAGCCATGGAAATCCTACGGAGACACCGCGAGCGCTCGACGAGCGGCACCTCGCCCTCTGTTGACTTCGACATCATCGGCGGCGTCATGCTGTTTCCTactgttgttgatattgCGAGGTCACCTTCCGGTCAGAAGTTGACA CGCATGCTATCCTTTATCCCGCAGTTGGCTGTGGTGGTGGGCTTCTTGGTCCGCATCCTGACGGTCCTTCTCCCGGGTAGTCTTTTACGATCTCTCATCAGGTTCTATATGGGATCGCCGCGGGATAACATGGTCGAGACTACCGCTGCTTTCTTGGAAAGTGGATATGGTGTGCAGCAAGCTTT ACACATGGCCGCTGATGAGATGCAGACCATCACGTCCGATAAGTGGAGTGACGACGTTTGGGGCATGTCGGATGTGAAGGATCCGGTTACGCGGTTGTTTTTCTACTTTGGTCGGAATGATCATTGGGTTGCGGAGCAGACAAGAGATGAGATTATTGAGTTGAGGGGTCGGACAGAGAGTGGTCCGAAGATGGTTGTTTGTGAGGAGGGGCTGCCGCATGCATTTGTCTTGAGTGAGTTCTTTTCCCTGTTTTCCTTTGAAGAGGCGTTGGAGGTGGGGTTTGCTAATGTAGGGGGTTTGTAG